A window of Bacteroidota bacterium contains these coding sequences:
- a CDS encoding protein-L-isoaspartate(D-aspartate) O-methyltransferase, whose amino-acid sequence MTTPFEDTYRQKGLRRKLAELMREREITDAAVLKAIEQVPRHLFFDKAFLEFAYQDKAFPIGAGQTISQPYTVAFQTQLLQLRKGDRVLEIGTGSGYQTAVLLACGARVWTIERQRTLYDVTRALLPQMGYSPNFQYGDGYKGWPAFAPFDKILVTCGAPFVPDALTDQLKPGGRLVIPVGEGDSQEMTLITKDETGKLTKTFHGLFRFVPMLGEREWKG is encoded by the coding sequence ATGACTACTCCTTTTGAAGATACCTACCGCCAGAAAGGTCTTCGCCGCAAACTGGCTGAGCTGATGCGCGAACGCGAAATTACCGATGCTGCCGTGCTGAAAGCCATTGAGCAGGTGCCGCGCCATTTGTTTTTCGACAAAGCCTTTCTCGAATTTGCTTATCAGGACAAGGCTTTTCCCATTGGCGCAGGGCAAACCATATCGCAGCCTTACACCGTGGCCTTTCAAACCCAGCTGCTGCAACTCCGCAAAGGCGACCGTGTACTGGAAATCGGTACCGGATCGGGTTACCAGACTGCCGTGCTGCTTGCCTGCGGCGCCCGCGTATGGACCATTGAACGGCAGCGTACCTTATATGATGTAACGCGCGCGCTTCTGCCTCAAATGGGATACTCGCCCAATTTTCAGTATGGCGATGGTTATAAAGGCTGGCCGGCATTTGCGCCGTTTGATAAAATACTGGTTACCTGCGGCGCACCCTTTGTGCCCGATGCACTTACCGATCAGCTAAAGCCCGGCGGCAGATTAGTGATTCCGGTGGGGGAAGGTGATTCGCAGGAAATGACTCTTATCACAAAAGATGAGACCGGAAAACTGACCAAAACCTTTCATGGTTTGTTTCGCTTTGTTCCCATGCTGGGTGAACGGGAGTGGAAGGGATGA
- a CDS encoding Gfo/Idh/MocA family oxidoreductase → MLKIGVAGAGHLGKIHIRQIKELASRYELVGFHDSDPAVRAAVAAEFGIRAFETTDELIEAAEVVDIVTPTLHHYAVAVKALRRQRHLFIEKPLTHTVDEGKMLVQLATEANVKVQVGHVERFNPAFIAAQPLLDQPMFIETHRLAQFNPRGTDVSVVLDLMIHDIDIVLSLIRANIRHISASGVAVVSDTPDIANARIEFDNGAVANLTASRISLKNMRKSRFFRRDAYVSVDFLDKQVSVVRMKTIEGEPDPLAIIIQPGEGKAPKELFFEHPEVEQTNAIRMELSTFADSITQNTRPLVSIDDGYKALEVAHKIIDQVQAKTNFAAARQ, encoded by the coding sequence ATGTTGAAAATCGGTGTTGCCGGTGCCGGGCATCTTGGCAAAATTCATATCCGTCAGATTAAAGAACTGGCCAGCCGCTATGAGCTGGTTGGTTTTCACGACAGCGATCCGGCCGTGCGTGCTGCCGTGGCGGCCGAATTTGGCATCCGGGCCTTTGAAACCACCGACGAATTAATTGAAGCGGCTGAAGTGGTTGATATTGTTACGCCTACGCTGCATCATTATGCCGTAGCCGTAAAAGCCCTGCGCCGCCAGCGCCACCTGTTTATTGAAAAACCGCTTACGCATACTGTTGATGAAGGCAAAATGCTGGTGCAGCTGGCCACCGAAGCCAATGTAAAAGTGCAGGTGGGCCATGTGGAGCGTTTCAATCCGGCCTTTATTGCCGCCCAGCCCCTGCTCGATCAGCCAATGTTTATTGAAACGCACCGGCTGGCCCAGTTCAATCCGCGCGGCACCGATGTATCTGTTGTCCTCGACCTGATGATACACGATATCGACATCGTACTCAGCCTGATACGTGCCAATATACGCCACATCAGCGCCAGCGGCGTAGCTGTAGTGAGCGATACGCCCGATATTGCCAACGCACGCATTGAATTCGACAACGGCGCCGTAGCCAACCTTACCGCAAGCCGCATTTCATTGAAAAACATGCGTAAATCGCGCTTTTTCCGCCGCGATGCGTATGTATCTGTCGATTTTCTCGACAAACAGGTTAGTGTAGTGCGTATGAAAACCATAGAAGGTGAACCCGATCCGCTGGCCATAATTATTCAGCCCGGCGAAGGAAAAGCACCCAAAGAATTATTTTTCGAGCACCCCGAAGTGGAGCAAACCAATGCCATACGCATGGAACTCAGCACCTTTGCCGATTCCATTACCCAAAACACCCGTCCGCTGGTGTCTATAGACGATGGGTACAAAGCACTGGAAGTTGCGCATAAAATTATTGACCAAGTGCAGGCAAAAACTAATTTTGCAGCCGCCCGGCAATAA
- a CDS encoding sugar transferase: MNKTRQVLYYLFSDIVSAAIAWTLFHQYRKVNIESVKFGLKVPVMFDEKFFIGLGAVVLFWISLYGITGSYRNIYRRSRLKEFGQILLLSCIGVLVIFFTLLLDDTVISYRTYYLSTLTLFVTHFCFTVTGRMILTSITNSRIRNRKLGFNTILIGSNANALKLFSELESQTKSWGNRFVGFVHVDNKNGYSHELKARLPHLGEVDQLRSIIREHQAEEVIIAIESSEHDRLNAIINEMDDQPVVIKVIPDMYDILSGQVKMSTIFGAPMIEIKREIMPPWQQSIKRIIDVIVSLIALTVFMPVYLLTALGVKLSSKGPVFYSHYRIGIHGKPFRIHKFRSMYVDAERNGPALSSENDPRITPFGRFLRKTRLDEIPQFYNVLIGEMSLVGPRPERQFFIDKIVQVAPHYRHLHNVKPGITSWGQVKYGYAENVDQMVERLKYDLLYIENMSLYVDFKILIYTVLIVVQGRGK, from the coding sequence ATGAATAAAACCCGTCAGGTTCTTTACTATTTATTCAGCGACATTGTTTCGGCGGCTATAGCCTGGACTTTGTTTCACCAATACCGCAAGGTGAATATTGAATCCGTAAAGTTCGGGTTGAAAGTGCCGGTGATGTTTGACGAGAAGTTCTTTATCGGACTTGGTGCGGTGGTTTTGTTCTGGATTTCGCTGTATGGCATTACGGGAAGTTACCGGAATATATACCGCCGTTCGCGCCTCAAGGAATTCGGGCAGATTTTGCTGCTCAGTTGCATTGGCGTGCTGGTAATTTTCTTTACGCTGCTGCTTGATGATACGGTAATCAGCTACAGAACTTACTACCTGAGTACATTAACACTGTTTGTTACCCATTTCTGCTTTACCGTAACCGGCCGCATGATCCTGACCTCCATTACAAACAGCCGTATCCGAAACCGTAAATTGGGTTTCAACACCATACTTATAGGCAGCAACGCCAATGCCCTCAAGCTGTTCAGCGAACTGGAAAGCCAGACAAAATCGTGGGGCAACCGGTTTGTGGGGTTTGTGCATGTGGACAATAAAAACGGTTACTCGCACGAGCTGAAAGCCCGGTTGCCGCACCTTGGCGAGGTGGATCAGCTTCGCAGCATTATCCGCGAACATCAGGCCGAGGAAGTGATTATTGCCATCGAATCATCGGAGCACGACAGGCTGAACGCCATTATCAATGAAATGGACGATCAGCCGGTGGTAATCAAGGTAATTCCTGATATGTACGATATCCTTTCGGGGCAGGTGAAAATGAGCACCATTTTCGGTGCGCCGATGATTGAAATTAAGCGCGAGATCATGCCGCCGTGGCAGCAGTCGATCAAGCGCATAATTGATGTAATTGTATCGCTCATTGCGCTCACCGTTTTTATGCCGGTTTATCTGCTCACGGCGCTTGGCGTAAAGCTCTCGTCGAAAGGCCCTGTTTTTTACAGCCACTACCGCATAGGCATACACGGCAAGCCATTCCGCATTCATAAATTCCGCTCCATGTATGTGGATGCCGAGCGCAACGGCCCTGCCCTTTCGAGCGAAAACGATCCGCGTATTACACCATTCGGCCGTTTCCTGCGCAAAACCCGTCTCGACGAAATTCCCCAGTTTTACAATGTACTCATCGGCGAAATGTCGCTGGTGGGCCCCCGCCCCGAAAGGCAGTTCTTTATTGATAAAATTGTGCAGGTAGCTCCGCATTACCGCCACCTGCACAATGTAAAGCCGGGCATCACTTCGTGGGGACAGGTGAAATATGGTTATGCCGAAAATGTGGATCAGATGGTGGAGCGCCTGAAATACGACTTGCTGTATATTGAGAATATGTCGCTGTACGTGGATTTTAAAATTCTGATCTACACCGTGCTAATTGTAGTTCAGGGTCGGGGAAAATAG
- a CDS encoding 3-hydroxybutyryl-CoA dehydrogenase: protein MKNITVIGSGTMGNGIAHVFAQCGYNVSLVDISKEALDRGLGTIAKNMDRQVSKGTLSEADKAAALGRITPTTNLAEGVANAELVVEAATENVDLKLKIFRDLDAAAPAGCILASNTSSISITRIAAVTKRPESVIGMHFMNPVPVMKLVEVIRGYSTSDAVTAQIMELSRKLEKVPVEVNDYPGFVANKILMPMINEAIITLYEGVAGVEEIDNVMKLGMGHPMGPLRLADFIGLDVCLAILRVLHDGFGNPKYAPCPLLVNMVTAGHLGDKTGKGFYDYSNPKAPVLAERFRKKELV, encoded by the coding sequence ATGAAAAACATCACCGTAATCGGTTCCGGAACAATGGGTAACGGTATTGCGCACGTGTTTGCACAATGCGGTTACAACGTTTCGCTGGTTGATATTTCAAAAGAGGCGCTTGACCGCGGGCTGGGCACCATTGCCAAAAACATGGACCGGCAGGTAAGCAAAGGCACGCTCAGCGAGGCCGACAAAGCGGCGGCGCTCGGGCGCATCACCCCTACCACCAATCTGGCCGAAGGCGTAGCCAATGCCGAACTGGTAGTGGAAGCCGCCACCGAAAATGTGGACCTCAAACTCAAAATTTTCCGCGATCTTGATGCTGCCGCTCCGGCGGGCTGCATCCTCGCTTCAAACACCTCCTCCATTTCCATCACCAGAATTGCAGCCGTTACCAAACGTCCGGAGTCTGTAATCGGCATGCACTTTATGAATCCGGTGCCGGTAATGAAGCTGGTGGAAGTAATCCGCGGCTACTCCACCAGCGATGCGGTGACGGCTCAGATCATGGAGCTTTCACGCAAGCTCGAAAAAGTGCCGGTAGAAGTAAACGACTATCCCGGCTTTGTAGCCAACAAAATCCTCATGCCCATGATTAACGAGGCCATTATTACGCTTTATGAAGGCGTGGCCGGCGTGGAGGAAATAGACAACGTAATGAAACTGGGCATGGGCCACCCGATGGGCCCGCTGCGTCTGGCCGATTTTATCGGACTGGATGTATGCCTCGCCATTTTGCGCGTACTGCACGACGGTTTCGGCAACCCGAAATACGCCCCCTGCCCGCTGCTGGTAAACATGGTTACCGCCGGCCATCTTGGCGATAAAACAGGCAAAGGCTTCTACGATTACTCGAACCCGAAAGCGCCTGTACTGGCCGAGCGTTTCCGCAAGAAAGAACTGGTTTAA
- a CDS encoding M61 family metallopeptidase: protein MHYIFSWSNPQSRYLTITAIAEEINSGSVDVQLPSWRPGRYELGNFAKNVRGFRAETPEGKPLHSEKITKDRWRVQCNGEATVYFVYEYYAAELNAGSTWLDQSQLYVNPVNCCVYLTNRLSEVCTVELQLPEGWRVATALQQPAANVLVASDFDRLADSPFIASPTLQHNFFVLDGVEFHLWFQGECRPDWSRIIADSFIYVNEIMQIFGSCPAEKYHFLYQILPQRFYHGVEHTDSTVIALGPPYKLMNELYGDFLGVSCHELFHAWNIKAIRPAEMMPYDFTRENYSRLGYVCEGVTTYYGDYLLFRSGVFTEREYWHTFEERLQKHFDSHGRHFLSVADSSFDTWLDGYVPGAPHRKTSIYHEGCLLAFITDIFIRRHTQNTRNLDHVMRRLWTDYGQQGKGYTEAEYKALVEEISGKKFDHYWNSYFYQSADYTIPLDEALEYIGLKMNRYEAAKIHEDKFGFKLTEQGGVTRVTEIYFNSPAEQAGLAVNDEIVAIQVNGRAEDPIPVKVDLQEWLRYFESDSVILVVNSGGAQKFLPLRADGENYYPVYKVAKLNSLSDSQKAAFKSWSGGM, encoded by the coding sequence ATGCACTACATTTTCTCGTGGTCTAACCCACAGAGCAGATACCTTACCATTACTGCCATTGCCGAGGAAATAAATTCTGGCAGTGTTGACGTGCAATTGCCCTCGTGGCGGCCCGGCAGATACGAACTGGGGAATTTTGCCAAAAACGTGCGCGGATTCCGTGCCGAAACACCCGAAGGCAAGCCGCTGCACAGCGAAAAAATTACCAAAGACCGCTGGCGCGTGCAGTGCAACGGCGAGGCTACCGTGTATTTTGTATATGAATACTACGCCGCCGAACTCAATGCCGGTTCTACCTGGCTCGATCAAAGCCAGTTGTATGTAAATCCGGTAAACTGCTGCGTGTATCTCACCAACCGCCTGAGCGAAGTATGCACGGTAGAACTGCAACTGCCCGAAGGCTGGCGCGTAGCCACGGCATTGCAGCAGCCCGCTGCCAATGTACTTGTAGCTTCTGATTTCGACCGCCTTGCCGATAGTCCGTTTATTGCCAGCCCCACGCTGCAGCATAATTTCTTTGTGCTCGACGGGGTGGAGTTTCACCTTTGGTTTCAGGGCGAATGCCGGCCCGACTGGTCACGTATTATTGCCGACAGCTTTATTTACGTAAACGAAATCATGCAGATTTTCGGCTCCTGTCCGGCCGAGAAATACCATTTCCTTTACCAGATTCTTCCGCAGCGCTTTTATCACGGCGTAGAGCATACAGACTCAACTGTTATTGCCCTCGGCCCGCCCTACAAGCTGATGAATGAGTTGTATGGCGATTTTCTGGGCGTGAGCTGCCACGAGCTTTTCCATGCGTGGAATATCAAGGCCATTCGTCCGGCAGAGATGATGCCGTATGATTTCACGCGCGAAAACTATTCGCGCCTGGGCTATGTGTGCGAAGGGGTAACCACGTACTACGGCGATTACCTGCTTTTCCGTTCGGGTGTGTTTACCGAGCGTGAATACTGGCACACGTTCGAGGAACGCCTGCAAAAGCATTTCGATTCGCACGGCCGCCATTTCCTTTCCGTAGCCGATTCGTCGTTTGATACCTGGCTCGATGGCTATGTGCCCGGCGCGCCGCACCGCAAAACATCCATTTACCACGAAGGCTGCCTGCTGGCCTTTATTACCGATATTTTCATACGCCGCCACACCCAAAACACCCGCAACCTCGATCACGTGATGCGCCGCCTCTGGACCGATTACGGCCAGCAGGGAAAAGGCTACACCGAGGCTGAATACAAAGCACTTGTAGAGGAAATTTCGGGCAAAAAATTCGACCATTACTGGAATTCATACTTCTATCAGTCAGCTGATTATACTATTCCACTTGATGAGGCGCTTGAATACATCGGTTTGAAAATGAACCGGTATGAGGCGGCCAAAATTCACGAAGATAAATTTGGCTTCAAACTCACCGAGCAGGGCGGCGTAACCCGTGTTACCGAAATCTATTTCAATTCGCCCGCTGAACAGGCTGGTTTGGCGGTAAACGATGAAATTGTAGCTATTCAGGTGAATGGAAGAGCCGAAGATCCGATTCCGGTTAAGGTTGATTTGCAGGAATGGCTGCGCTATTTTGAGAGTGATTCGGTGATTTTGGTAGTAAATTCGGGTGGCGCACAAAAATTTCTTCCCCTCAGGGCCGATGGGGAAAATTATTACCCCGTGTATAAGGTTGCCAAGCTGAATAGCCTGAGTGACAGTCAGAAAGCCGCATTTAAAAGTTGGAGCGGGGGCATGTAA
- a CDS encoding branched-chain amino acid aminotransferase, producing MSNATLSIPVHKTNQSRLPGLDINNLPFGKVFSDHMFVAEYADGHWHKSEIVPYAPLSMSPASSVMHYGQSIFEGMKAHRSDNGEVLLFRPLENHKRLNRSAQRMAMAEVPEAIFMEGLDELLRLDQNWIPGGDGRSLYVRPFLIATDDYIGVKASDTYKFLIITTPVGAYYDHPLRVRVEKKFFRAVEGGVGYVKASGNYGRSLYPSALAKHDGYDQLIWTDARDHKYVEESGTMNLMFVIGDTLITPQLGDTILAGITRDSVLTLARDWGMRVEERKIGVDEIEEALLKGQLKEAFGTGTAATIATITTIGYEGKDYDLPQVDENGFARRVNKALDSIRRGRIADPHNWVHRVC from the coding sequence ATGTCGAACGCCACGCTTTCGATCCCCGTTCATAAAACAAACCAGTCGCGCCTGCCGGGTCTGGATATTAACAATCTTCCTTTTGGCAAGGTTTTTTCCGACCACATGTTTGTGGCTGAATACGCCGACGGTCACTGGCATAAATCCGAGATTGTGCCATACGCACCGCTGAGCATGAGCCCGGCCAGTTCGGTGATGCATTACGGCCAGAGTATTTTCGAGGGCATGAAGGCGCACCGCTCCGACAATGGCGAAGTGTTGCTGTTCCGTCCGCTCGAAAACCACAAACGCCTCAACCGCTCTGCCCAGCGCATGGCCATGGCCGAAGTGCCCGAAGCCATATTTATGGAGGGCCTCGACGAACTTCTGCGCCTCGACCAGAACTGGATTCCGGGCGGCGACGGACGTTCGCTTTACGTGCGTCCTTTTCTCATCGCTACGGATGATTACATTGGCGTAAAAGCTTCAGATACCTATAAATTCCTCATCATTACCACACCTGTAGGCGCCTATTACGATCATCCGTTGCGCGTGCGGGTAGAGAAGAAGTTCTTCCGCGCGGTTGAAGGTGGCGTGGGTTATGTGAAGGCATCGGGCAACTACGGCCGTTCGCTGTACCCTTCGGCGCTGGCCAAGCACGATGGCTACGACCAGCTCATCTGGACCGATGCCCGCGACCATAAATACGTGGAAGAATCAGGAACCATGAACCTGATGTTTGTGATTGGCGATACGCTTATTACGCCGCAGCTTGGCGATACCATTCTGGCCGGTATTACCCGCGACAGTGTGCTTACGCTGGCCCGCGACTGGGGCATGCGTGTGGAAGAGCGTAAAATTGGTGTGGATGAAATTGAGGAAGCCCTCCTGAAAGGCCAGCTCAAAGAAGCATTCGGTACCGGCACAGCCGCCACCATTGCCACCATCACCACAATTGGTTACGAAGGCAAAGACTACGATTTGCCGCAGGTAGATGAAAACGGGTTTGCCCGCCGCGTAAACAAGGCGCTCGACAGCATCCGCCGCGGGCGCATTGCCGATCCGCACAACTGGGTGCATCGCGTGTGCTGA
- a CDS encoding ABC transporter ATP-binding protein yields the protein MKELIRAQNLRKSYGSLEVLRGIDLSIAEGEVVSVVGASGAGKTTLLTILGTLDLADGGSLEIAGQQISSLKPRELAAFRNRHIGFVFQFHHLLPEFTALENVCMPALVARTPKAEAETRAKELLHMLGLAERAEHKPAALSGGEQQRVAVARALINKPAVVFADEPSGNLDSATAQQLHELFFDLRKQLNQTFVIVTHNDALAAKTDRKLVMKDGLLSV from the coding sequence ATGAAAGAACTCATCCGCGCACAAAATCTTCGCAAATCTTACGGAAGTTTAGAAGTATTGCGCGGCATTGATCTGAGTATTGCCGAGGGCGAAGTAGTATCGGTGGTTGGCGCCTCGGGCGCAGGCAAAACCACGCTGCTCACCATTCTCGGCACACTTGATCTGGCCGACGGCGGTTCGCTCGAAATAGCCGGGCAGCAGATTTCGTCGCTCAAGCCGCGCGAACTGGCGGCTTTCCGCAACAGGCACATCGGCTTTGTGTTTCAGTTTCACCACCTGTTACCCGAATTTACCGCGCTCGAAAACGTGTGCATGCCCGCACTCGTAGCCCGCACACCCAAAGCCGAAGCCGAAACCCGCGCCAAAGAACTGCTGCACATGCTCGGCCTGGCCGAACGCGCCGAACACAAACCCGCAGCCCTCTCGGGCGGCGAACAACAACGCGTAGCCGTGGCCCGCGCACTCATCAACAAACCCGCCGTAGTATTTGCCGACGAACCCTCCGGCAACCTCGACTCTGCCACCGCGCAACAACTGCATGAGCTGTTTTTTGACCTGCGCAAACAACTCAACCAGACGTTTGTGATTGTAACGCACAACGATGCGCTGGCTGCAAAAACAGACCGCAAGCTGGTAATGAAGGATGGATTGTTGAGTGTGTAG